CTGTCATTGCTCTGGCGATATTGTAGAGAAAACCAGCATAGTCACTGGCTGATGAAACTGGCCCTTGCAAGTCTACAAACATGGGGATAATGCTATTGGGTAGCAAGCGTCCCAAGTTATTGAGGAGAGAGGTTTTGCCCATACGTCGCTGTCCGTATAGTAGCAAAGGTGGGCGGCGGCGATCGAGGATTAATTGTTCGATGCGAGTACCGAAGTGAGTACGTCCGGTGAAGATTTCCTGCTGTTCTTTTAGAGGTACGCCGATGATATAGGGATTGTCAACTTCTTGGCGAAGTTCGACTGTTTTGGCTAGTCCTCGTATATGGTTGGTTACTATTTCAGACCATTGGGTAGCGATGGGGCGAAAACGAACGGAGTATTTATCGCTGCTGTGGGTTAATTCTCGAATTAAACCGTTTAATTTTTCTGATACTGCACTGAGGACTAAACGCTGGTTGTAAGAACTTCCTTGGTTGAGGGCTGCTTCTGCGTCTTGGCTGATATGTCTGAAGCTAATGAGTAGGGCGCTGACTGGGCTGATTAGTTCGCCAGCTGCTATGGTGTGGTGAGCGTTACTGATCGCTGTTACGTCTGCACAGTTTTCTAAATCTCTTGCATCTAGTTCTATTTGTACCGCTTGGGCAGCCCAACGCTGACGACTGGTGCTTAGGTAGTTTAGCGCGGCTTTTCCCTCATCTGGGTTACGTTCTAGGGCTAGGAGAACGTGCTGGTCTAAGCCATCTAAAGAAAGGTACTCCCACTCATACCAGAAAGCAGAATGGTAGTGCAAAAGGCTAAATTTAGTCCTGCTACGTAGCTTGTCGAGTCGATAGAGCAATGTATTCCATAGCTTTAGAAAGGGATAAAGTATTACTGGTAACCACCATAAATGTATAGTTGATCCCACGCCTATCGCCACGCCAAGCGCCACTTCTCCTGTCACGGCTACCATCACACCATGCACCACGCCAAGCACTACGCCTACCACCACGCCTCTCGCCGCGCCTCCCGCTATGCCTACGCTTCCCGCCGCGCCTCCCGCTACGCCATACGCCACGCCTACCACCACGCCTCCCGCCACGCTTACGCCTCCCGCGCCTCCCGCTATGCCTACGCCAAACGTCACACCTACCGCCACGCCAAACGCCACGCCTCCCGCTACGCCAAACACCACGCTTACGCCTACCACCACGCCAAACGTCACGCCTAGCACTACGCCAAACGTCACGCCTAGCGCGATCATTATTGCTGGTATTCCCAACCCCCACATCACTAAACCAGTTAGTAGGTTAGCTAAAACAGGCAATATCAGATTTCCTTGTATCAACAGTCGCCACAAAGCCAGGTTTTGCCAACGCTTTTTTCTAATCAAAATAACTACAGACGAGCCAGGCTTTAAGTCAACGTCGATGCGCTTTAAATGGTTACGAAAAGCTGAGGGATGGAATATCAACCACCAAAGCAATTGCAGACTACCGATAATCAGGTTGGGGTGCTGTTCGGGTGCATCGGTGTAGGCGTTGCGCGGCACATTTGGCGAGGTCATTTCGGTTGGGTTTTTTGTCTTCTGGGCTGGGTGCGAGCAAAAACGCTGAGAATCTATTCTTTATCTATTGTGAATTGACTTACCGGGTTGTGGATGTTGTGCCTATGAGAAAACCGTCTGCAAATTCTGTAGGGGCGAAGCAGTCGGGCGACAATTTATGCAACTCAAAAAAGATATAACTATCCGACTGCTTCGCCCTGCCCGACAGATAACCTCGATATAAGTATCTTCGTAGATTTGCATAAATTGTGGTTGTGTTTTGGAGAGAGATTTGTAGATGGAGGTTATCGGTGGGGCTGGGCGAAGCATTTGGATTTAAGTATTTTGGTTGAGTTGCATAAATTGTCGCCCAAATGCTTCGCCCCTACATGATTTTTGCACACCAGTTTTCACCCAATGTGCGATCGCTAATCCAGTTTAGGCTTACAATCGACAAAAGATAAAGCTTCTTCATCAAGATAACCTGCTATAGCCATTTCAATTACTGCCCAAACCGGATAGTTCATTGTTTTAGCCCGCATTTCGAGTCCGTTACGAATCTTTTCGGGTAATCCTTCCAGAAAAATTTGTGCTAATTCAGGGGAGAGATGTTCGTTGATAGCAGGCGCATTTTGCATAGCGTTAGTCCCTCGCTGGAATTTTCACGTTATAGGGTGGGTTAATTGCTTGGATGATTAGGCTTTCTAACTCTGATGATAA
The nucleotide sequence above comes from Aerosakkonema funiforme FACHB-1375. Encoded proteins:
- a CDS encoding ATP-binding protein, with product MTSPNVPRNAYTDAPEQHPNLIIGSLQLLWWLIFHPSAFRNHLKRIDVDLKPGSSVVILIRKKRWQNLALWRLLIQGNLILPVLANLLTGLVMWGLGIPAIMIALGVTFGVVLGVTFGVVVGVSVVFGVAGGVAFGVAVGVTFGVGIAGGAGGVSVAGGVVVGVAYGVAGGAAGSVGIAGGAARGVVVGVVLGVVHGVMVAVTGEVALGVAIGVGSTIHLWWLPVILYPFLKLWNTLLYRLDKLRSRTKFSLLHYHSAFWYEWEYLSLDGLDQHVLLALERNPDEGKAALNYLSTSRQRWAAQAVQIELDARDLENCADVTAISNAHHTIAAGELISPVSALLISFRHISQDAEAALNQGSSYNQRLVLSAVSEKLNGLIRELTHSSDKYSVRFRPIATQWSEIVTNHIRGLAKTVELRQEVDNPYIIGVPLKEQQEIFTGRTHFGTRIEQLILDRRRPPLLLYGQRRMGKTSLLNNLGRLLPNSIIPMFVDLQGPVSSASDYAGFLYNIARAMTDSAKRQSAVTLPPLTRETLKVDPFTSFDEWLDNVEQTLDQNIALLSFDEFEALDTAISKGRFDEQDVLGMLRHLIQHRPRFKLLLAGSHTIEEFQRWASYLINVQVLHISYLKEPEARQLIERPVKDFTLRYEPDAVERVLQLTRCHPFLVQLLCAEIIYLKNEQDPSVRRLANLADVEAAVPAALNSGSFFFADIQNNQVDAAGLALLRFIAAQGEGATVSREVLSRQFADNLDSILELLLRRELIEEIGEGYRFQVELIRCWFARK